The following are encoded in a window of Arvicanthis niloticus isolate mArvNil1 chromosome 1, mArvNil1.pat.X, whole genome shotgun sequence genomic DNA:
- the Klln gene encoding LOW QUALITY PROTEIN: killin (The sequence of the model RefSeq protein was modified relative to this genomic sequence to represent the inferred CDS: deleted 1 base in 1 codon; substituted 2 bases at 2 genomic stop codons) has protein sequence MPSVAAARSGSCAGFGLGAERPGKEPGRIGSRWTGPDPVGPYTFEDPVTEPGCGVWDSRKLQPASGRGEQAWEGSKARWKDTXAVVGTTFRRRSRVVLVGELSKFPFPYLXSFLPPSPVWAAGPLSSRPERRTAPTSRPQERCRGQRLGSWLHKQPHPSTCPRHPSLLAAAGLCTLTRRVPKLFLPFACNP, from the exons ATGCCCAGTGTGGCGGCGGCTCGCTCCGGGAGCTGCGCCGGCTTCGGCCTCGGCGCAGAGAGACCCGGTAAAG AACCCGGTAGAATTGGATCACGGTGGACAGGTCCTGATCCTGTCGGGCCGTACACGTTCGAGGACCCGGTTACTGAGCCCGGGTGCGGAGTATGGGACAGTCGGAAGCTGCAGCCAGCGAGTGGGCGGGGCGAGCAGGCCTGGGAGGGCTCAAAGGCGAGGTGGAAGGATACATGAGCGGTGGTCGGAACTACTTTCAGGAGGAGGTCACGTGTGGTCCTAGTTGGGGAACTTTCCAAATTCCCATTCCCCTATCT ATGATCTTTCCTGCCCCCCTCTCCCGTGTGGGCTGCTGGACCCCTCTCTTCCCGGCCGGAGCGGAGAACAGCACCCACGAGCCGTCCGCAGGAGCGCTGTCGGGGCCAA CGCCTGGGGAGCTGGTTACACAAGCAGCCACATCCAAGCACGTGCCCCCGCCACCCCTCTCTTCTGGCCGCCGCCGGTTTGTGCACGCTGACGCGGAGAGTCCCCAAGCTGTTCCTCCCTTTCGCTTGTAACCCATAG
- the Mldhr gene encoding LOW QUALITY PROTEIN: PTEN upstream open reading frame MP31 (The sequence of the model RefSeq protein was modified relative to this genomic sequence to represent the inferred CDS: deleted 1 base in 1 codon), with the protein MWRDSLCSAAGYALGVGTRLRSALSSRKLQP; encoded by the exons ATGTGGCGGGACTCTTTGTGCAGTGCGGCAGGATACGCG TTGGGCGTCGGGACGCGGCTGCGCTCAGCTCTCTCCTCTCGGAAGCTGCAGCCATGA